CTTCGTGGTGAGGGGGTGACTAACAGCACTCAGGCTGTATCTACCAAGAATGCTGCTGGTGAAATCCTTTCTAAGGATGCTCTAGGTGTGACAGGAGATCAAGTTTGGACATTTGCTAAATCAGGAAAAGGTTTCTCAACTGTTCAAATGATTAACATGATGGGCATCAATGCGGGCTGGCATAATGAAGAGGGTTATGCGGATAATAAAACACCGGACGCTCAAGAAAATCTCACAGTTCGTCTTAGTCTAGCAGGTAAAACAGCCCAAGAAGCAGCTAAAATTGCTGATCAAGTCTATGTGACGTCACCAGATGATTGGGCAACTTCAAGCATGAAGAAGGCACAAGCAAGCCTTGAAACAGATGAAAATGGTCAACCAGTACTTGTCATTTCAGTTCCTAAACTAATGCTTTGGAACATGCTCTATATCAAGGAAGACACAACAGCAACACCGGTAGAACCAGTTATCTTGAAACCAGTTACTAACCAAGCTGGTAAGAAAGCAGACAATACCGTAACATCTGAAGCAAGCTCAGAAACAGCTAAATCCGAAAATACAACAGTAAACAAAGGTTCAGAGGCTCCAACTGATACGAAACCATCTGTTGAAGCTCCTAAACTAGATGAAATAACTAAACCAGCACCAACAGTTGACGAGTTAGTAAACTCAGCAGCTGTTCCAGTGGCAATAGCTGTATCAGAGACCGCACATGATAAGAAAGATGACAACTCAATATCTAATACGGATCAAGGTGCAGTAGCGTCAGATTCAATCACTACACCAGCTTCAAAGGCCACAAGCACAGCTGACTCAACAGCCTCATCAGAAGTATCAGAAAGTGCAACAGTATCATCGGAAGCATCAGAAACTGAAATTAGTTCAGAAGCATCAACTTCCGAGACTTCAGCATCTGAATCAGAGAATTCAATCAGCACAGTCGTTTCAGAATCAGAAGTAGTTAAAGAACCAGCTGTTTCATTGACAGAATCCGAAAGTCAAGTGAGCACTTCAGAAGTGACTTCGGCAATTTCAGAAACAGTGAGCACGTCTGAGGAAGTCATTCTTGATGGACTATCAGAAAACATCAATAGTTGGAATAGACTCTCTGCAGCTCCTCGCGTCTCAGAAAACTTACCAAGTACTTCTGAAACGATTACAGAGGCAGCGTCACTCTTTAGCAATTATGCAAGATATTCAGAAACAGCAAGCTCAGAATCTCACCCTATGGTAGCAACTTCTTCAGAAGCTTCTATTGAAAAATTAGCAATATCAATCTTGAAAGATACCGAGGGTGGCTTGTACGATGCAACTACAATCAGAAATATTGTTGAGATGATTGATAGCATTACAACAAATGTTAGCTATACTCGCAGTAGCCGTCAAGACCTTGTCAATACAGCTTCGTCAGATAACACTTACAGTGGTAGTCAAGATCTTAACCTTGCAAGTAAGACAACGACGCAAGCAGGTGAAAAAGGAACAACTGAAGATCTTAAGGCTACAATTGCTAAAACAGCAAAATCTCACAAGTGGGGAGAACATGCTGTAGCTATCCTTACAGCTATTGTCCTTGCAGGTGCGGCAACCCTTGCAGCTCTTCGTAACTTCTTGATGTCAAAAAAAGTTGATAAATAAATAAGTAGAACTCTTTGTGTAAACAAGGAGTTTTCTTTATACTGGCTGCTATTTTTTCTGAAAATTGTGATACAATAGAAATAGTTTGAATATTGTGTCAAAGGAGAGCCAATGATTACTGCAAATGATATCGTAAAGGCTAATGAAGTCTTAAAAAACGTGGTGGAACGCACACCACTAGATTTTGATCGCTACTTATCTGAAAAATACGGGGCGACCATTTATATTAAAAAAGAAAATATGCAAAAGGTACGCTCTTTCAAATTGCGAGGAGCCTACTATGCTATTCATCAATTGAGTGATGAGGATAAGGCGCGTGGTGTGGTTTGTGCATCAGCCGGAAACCATGCTCAAGGGGTTGCTTACACTTGTAACGAGATGAGGATTCCGGCAACCATCTTTATGCCAGTAACAACGCCTCTCCAAAAAATTGGTCAAGTCCGTTTCTTTGGTGGCAAGTTTGTAACAATCAAATTGGTGGGAGATACCTTTGATGCTTCTGCTCAAGCAGCACAGGAATATACCAAGTCTGAAGGCATGACTTTCATTGATCCATTCGACGATTATAATGTCCAAGCGGGTCAAGGAACAGTTGCTTATGAAATTTATGAGCAGGCTCAAGAGGAGGGTGTTTCCTTCGATAGTATCTTGGTTCCAGTAGGTGGCGGAGGCCTTATCTCTGGTGTGGCTACTTATATCAAGGATGTGGCACCATCTATGGAAGTTATTGGTGTTGAGGCTAGTGGTGCTCGTAGTATGCGTGCTGCCTTTGACCGTGGTTATCCTGTAAAACTCGAAGAAATTGATAAGTTTGCGGATGGGATTGCTGTTCAAAAGGTAGGTGTCAAGACCTATGAAGTTGCACGTAAATATGTTGACCGTCTCTTGGGAGTTGATGAAGGCTTGATTTCAGAAACCCTAATTGATATGT
The DNA window shown above is from Streptococcus salivarius and carries:
- the ilvA gene encoding threonine ammonia-lyase IlvA — its product is MITANDIVKANEVLKNVVERTPLDFDRYLSEKYGATIYIKKENMQKVRSFKLRGAYYAIHQLSDEDKARGVVCASAGNHAQGVAYTCNEMRIPATIFMPVTTPLQKIGQVRFFGGKFVTIKLVGDTFDASAQAAQEYTKSEGMTFIDPFDDYNVQAGQGTVAYEIYEQAQEEGVSFDSILVPVGGGGLISGVATYIKDVAPSMEVIGVEASGARSMRAAFDRGYPVKLEEIDKFADGIAVQKVGVKTYEVARKYVDRLLGVDEGLISETLIDMYSKVGTIAEPAGAASVAALEVIKDEIKGKTIVCIISGGNNDINRMPEMEERALIYDGIKHYFVVNFPQRPGALREFVNDILGPNDDITRFEYIKRANKGKGPVLIGIALSDKDDYDGLLERLSAFDPSYINLHGNETLYNMLV